Proteins co-encoded in one Malus sylvestris chromosome 9, drMalSylv7.2, whole genome shotgun sequence genomic window:
- the LOC126582377 gene encoding 7-deoxyloganetin glucosyltransferase-like — protein MDPTAVATKPHAVCIPAPAQGHIKAMLKFAKLLHHRGFHITFVNTEYNHKRFLKSLGPNSLDGSPDFQFAAIPDGLPDSDEDATQDVPLLCDSIRKQKLLAPFRELLMNLNSDALSTSINPPVTCIVSDGLMSPFTITAAEEIEVPIVLFYTIAACSFMGVIQFRALIEKGLAPLKEESCLTNGYLEKVIDWIPGMKDIRLRELPTFIRTSDPNDIMFNFMMEVTDRVHEASAVVLQTFDALEPDVLEALSSMLPLVYPIGPLQLHLNQIPDHPLNIGYSLWKEETECLDWLNTKAPNSVVYVNFGSITVMTPEHLVEFGWGLANSKVPFFWVIRPDLVIGQSAILPPEFVDETKERSLIASWCPQEEVLNHPSVAGFLTHSGWNSTVESLTAGVPMLCWPFFGDQQMDCRYSCNEWGIGMEISNDVKRDEVERLVRELMDGEKGKKMKNKVMMWKKLAEEATGPHGSSSKNLDMLVNQVLLRKT, from the exons ATGGATCCCACAGCAGTAGCTACTAAGCCTCATGCTGTTTGCATTCCGGCTCCCGCTCAAGGCCATATCAAGGCAATGCTTAAATTTGCAAAGCTCCTCCACCATAGAGGTTTTCATATTACCTTTGTCAACACTGAGTACAACCACAAGCGCTTTCTAAAATCTCTGGGCCCCAATTCCCTTGATGGCTCACCTGATTTCCAGTTTGCAGCCATCCCGGACGGCCTTCCCGATTCAGATGAAGATGCCACCCAAGATGTCCCATTGCTTTGTGATTCaatcagaaaacaaaaattattggCTCCCTTTCGTGAACTACTAATGAATCTCAACAGTGATGCCCTATCAACATCCATTAATCCTCCAGTAACTTGCATAGTTTCAGATGGTTTGATGTCCCCGTTCACAATCACAGCCGCTGAAGAGATTGAAGTCCCTATAGTGCTCTTCTACACTATTGCGGCATGCAGCTTCATGGGAGTTATACAATTTCGTGCTTTGATCGAAAAAGGTCTGGCACCACTCAAAg agGAGAGCTGTTTGACAAATGGATATCTGGAAAAGGTTATAGATTGGATTCCAGGAATGAAAGATATCCGTTTAAGGGAGCTCCCAACCTTTATTCGGACTTCAGATCCCAACGATATCATGTTTAACTTCATGATGGAGGTAACTGATAGAGTTCATGAAGCTTCTGCAGTTGTTCTTCAAACTTTTGATGCCTTAGAGCCAGATGTTTTGGAAGCTCTCTCATCTATGCTTCCACTTGTTTATCCAATTGGCCCTCTTCAATTACATCTCAATCAAATACCAGATCACCCCTTGAATATTGGATACAGTCTATGGAAAGAAGAAACAGAATGCCTCGACTGGCTAAACACTAAGGCGCCAAATTCAGTTGTGTATGTGAATTTTGGCAGTATAACAGTTATGACACCTGAACATCTTGTCGAGTTTGGCTGGGGACTTGCAAACAGCAAGGTTCCCTTCTTTTGGGTAATTAGACCTGATTTAGTTATTGGCCAATCAGCAATTTTGCCGCCGGAGTTTGTggatgaaacaaaagaaagaagtcTCATTGCGAGTTGGTGCCCACAAGAGGAAGTCCTTAACCACCCATCAGTGGCAGGATTTTTAACACACAGCGGTTGGAATTCAACCGTTGAGAGCCTCACTGCAGGAGTGCCTATGCTCTGTTGGCCATTCTTCGGCGACCAGCAGATGGACTGCCGCTATAGTTGCAATGAATGGGGCATTGGCATGGAAATTAGTAATGATGTGAAGAGGGATGAAGTAGAGAGGCTTGTCAGAGAGTTAATGGATGGGGAGAAGGGTAAGAAGATGAAAAATAAGGTTATGATGTGGAAGAAGCTTGCCGAAGAAGCTACTGGTCCACATGGTTCTTCATCCAAAAACTTAGACATGCTAGTGAATCAAGTGCTACTAAGAAAAACTTGA
- the LOC126634098 gene encoding uncharacterized protein LOC126634098, giving the protein MEVEEETYYLTSLRQQEEEEEERESFLALSCACKVVEYLQPVMSNELLCKFPDNSAFDFDYSQSSIWSPLVPRAYAPMDLDLDLDFATPRKLNFEMGLEVKNQNSLVEAGSGIKKKKIPTATTCFNLNRSALKNKLMKRKKSKMVLASDFSPTPVNVNCNPIASKVWNKVLKAASKHFKKKKRDPMDHVRFSNYLRPDGNV; this is encoded by the exons ATGGAAGTAGAAGAAGAAACATATTATCTCACTTCACTCAGacagcaagaagaagaagaagaagagagagagagttttttaGCTTTGAGCTGCGCTTGCAAAGTGGTGGAGTATTTGCAGCCAGTGATGTCAAACGAACTGCTCTGCAAGTTCCCGGACAACTCCGCCTTTGATTTCGACTACTCGCAGAGCTCAATATGGTCCCCGTTGGTCCCCCGGGCTTACGCTCccatggatttggatttggatttggatttcgCGACGCCGCGTAAGCTCAATTTTGAGATGGGGTTGGAAGTGAAGAATCAGAACAGCCTCGTTGAAGCGGGTTCCGGcattaagaagaagaagatcccCACAGCCACAACTTGTTTCAATCTGAATCGGAGTGCTCTGAAGAACAAGCTgatgaagaggaagaaaagCAAGATGGTTTTGGCCTCTGATTTCTCTCCGACTCCTGTTAACGTTAACTGTAACCCCATAGCCTCGAAG GTGTGGAATAAGGTGCTGAAAGCTGCCTCTAAGCAtttcaagaaaaagaagagagatccAATGGATCATGTGAGGTTCTCCAATTATTTGAGACCAGATGGAAATGTATGA
- the LOC126582923 gene encoding UDP-glycosyltransferase 71K3-like, whose product MNRSELVFVPTPAVGHLVSTIEFSKRLLDSCNKFSVTILVMKPPYESSTTLDSNPSTARSLAASHAHIKIIDLPSVNRPFEILHQSVEKYATVYIENYKSHVRDAIADHVLPNSFVSGLVIDMFCTTMIDVANEFKVPSYLFLTSGAGFLGLLLHLPGRYDRLGTVFKPSDPESVVPSYVNPVPANVLPSFAYMDTGYSCFANHARRFKETKGIIVNTIFELESHAVGSLLDCETEIPPVYTVGPLIGEHHVQPSDRAKFGKIMTWLDDQPPKSVVFLCFGSFGSFDEAQLREIAVGLEKSGKKFLWSVRKTPPAGQFVMPGEYANHEKFLPPGFLERTKDVGILCGWAPQVEVLAHRATGGFVSHCGWNSILESLWHGVPIVTWPLSAEQQINAFQMVRDLGLAVELRLDYRRDGGNHFMVADEIEKAVRCVMDGDGAVRKRVEEMSEVCRKAVGAGGSSSTTIRHLIEVMLASLDKKEE is encoded by the exons ATGAACAGATCAGAGCTGGTGTTTGTTCCGACACCGGCGGTTGGTCATCTTGTATCAACCATAGAGTTTTCGAAACGATTACTCGACAGTTGTAATAAATTCTCTGTCACAATCCTTGTCATGAAACCACCATATGAATCCTCCACTACTTTGGACTCAAACCCTAGCACTGCTCGATCACTTGCAGCCTCCCACGCCCACATAAAAATCATAGACCTTCCCAGTGTGAACCGCCCATTCGAGATTCTTCATCAATCTGTGGAGAAATACGCCACAGTTTACATAGAGAACTACAAGTCCCACGTCAGAGACGCCATAGCTGACCATGTTCTGCCCAACTCCTTCGTTTCTGGTTTGGTTATTGATATGTTCTGCACCACCATGATTGACGTAGCCAATGAGTTCAAGGTTCCATCTTATCTGTTTTTAACTTCCGGGGCTGGTTTTCTAGGGCTTCTCCTCCACCTTCCGGGCCGGTATGACCGACTCGGAACAGTTTTCAAACCATCAGACCCTGAGTCTGTTGTGCCGAGTTATGTCAACCCAGTTCCTGCAAATGTGCTTCCTTCGTTTGCTTACATGGACACCGGGTACAGTTGCTTTGCAAACCATGCTAGGAGGTTCAAGGAAACCAAGGGTATAATCGTCAACACAATTTTTGAGCTGGAGTCCCATGCTGTTGGCTCACTTTTGGATTGTGAGACTGAGATCCCTCCTGTTTACACGGTGGGACCCTTGATTGGTGAGCATCATGTGCAGCCGTCTGATCGGGCCAAATTTGGAAAGATCATGACGTGGCTTGATGATCAGCCTCCGAAATCAGTGGTGTTCCTCTGCTTTGGGAGCTTTGGAAGTTTTGACGAGGCCCAACTGAGAGAGATTGCAGTTGGATTAGAAAAGAGTGGTAAGAAATTCTTGTGGTCCGTACGGAAAACCCCACCTGCGGGCCAGTTTGTAATGCCAG GTGAGTACGCAAATCATGAGAAGTTTTTGCCTCCAGGATTCTTGGAGAGGACCAAAGATGTTGGTATTTTGTGTGGTTGGGCCCCACAAGTGGAGGTCCTGGCCCACAGAGCAACCGGAGGGTTTGTGTCGCACTGTGGGTGGAACTCCATATTAGAGAGCTTGTGGCATGGTGTCCCTATTGTGACTTGGCCTCTGTCTGCAGAGCAGCAGATTAATGCCTTTCAGATGGTGAGGGATTTGGGATTGGCCGTGGAGCTGAGATTGGACTACAGAAGGGACGGTGGTAATCATTTTATGGTGGCGGATGAGATTGAGAAGGCTGTGAGGTGTGTGATGGACGGTGATGGTGCGGTGAGGAAGAGAGTTGAGGAGATGAGTGAAGTGTGTAGGAAGGCTGTTGGAGCTGGTGGATCTTCCTCTACTACGATTCGACATTTGATTGAGGTTATGTTGGCAAGCCTTGACAAAAAGGAGGAATGA
- the LOC126634096 gene encoding vegetative cell wall protein gp1-like: MFSWKMTQLSKIFQTGFLSVLEFTMYCIRLSTIPIFYISISITTFSILCDARSFAQFFKPHDTKLHKSNSIHELEKYKLKAIYHLDLQFPLPSPNIEFTPFDASSPSPSSSPPLDSPAPGNLPLPDPYSVLPPIPSTPPLTNPPSSGPTSSPIPNPPQNGPSPYPPTTTPIPPENSPIPPKSIPTQPISLPPIASPPPSGPPSPPHKKPPQSAAWCVANPAVPDPIVQEALDYACGSGADCKSIQPSGSCYKPDTLLSHASYAFNSYWQKTKAAGGTCDFGGTAMLVTVDPSFDGCKFFYKG; the protein is encoded by the exons ATGTTTTCTTGGAAGATGACTCAGTTAAGCAAAATATTTCAGACTGGTTTTCTGAGTGTTTTGGAGTTCACAATGTATTGCATCAGATTGAGCACCATACCAATTTTCTACATCTCCATTTCAATCACAACTTTCTCCATTCTATGTG ATGCAAGAAGTTTTGCCCAATTCTTTAAACCCCATGACACAAAACTACACAAAAGCAATTCAATCCATGAATTAGAGAAGTACAAGCTGAAAGCAATATATCACCTGGACTTACAATTTCCATTGCCTTCCCCAAATATTGAATTTACACCGTTCGATGCCagctctccctctccctcctcATCACCACCGTTGGATTCACCAGCACCAGGAAATCTCCCTCTTCCAGATCCGTACTCTGTACTCCCACCGATTCCTTCAACCCCACCTCTTACAAATCCTCCTTCATCTGGGCCCACATCCTCACCCATCCCAAACCCACCACAAAATGGGCCTAGCCCATACCCACCAACCACAACCCCAATCCCGCCCGAAAATTCTCCTATCCCACCCAAATCCATCCCAACCCAACCAATCTCTCTGCCCCCCATAGCTTCCCCTCCGCCGTCCGGGCCACCATCTCCTCCGCACAAAAAGCCACCGCAGTCTGCAGCATGGTGCGTGGCCAACCCGGCGGTGCCGGACCCGATAGTCCAAGAAGCCCTAGACTATGCATGTGGGTCGGGGGCAGACTGCAAGTCAATCCAGCCCAGTGGGTCCTGCTACAAGCCCGACACATTGTTGTCGCATGCTTCGTACGCCTTCAACAGTTACTGGCAGAAGACGAAGGCTGCTGGAGGCACTTGTGATTTTGGAGGGACTGCCATGCTTGTCACAGTTGATCCCA GTTTTGATGGATGCAAATTCTTCTACAAGGGATGA